The DNA sequence TGATCGGCGATGCTGTCGAGCCCGTTGTGGCCGGCATTGCCGCCGCCCTTCTTGACCCGGAGCTTCCCCGGCGCGAGATCGATCTCGTCGTGCAGGACGACGATGTCCTCGACCGGGATCTTGAAGAAGCGCGCGGCTTCCGCCACCGATTGGCCCGATTCGTTCATGTAGGTCATCGGTTTCAGCAGCGCCACGCGCGCGCCGCCGATCGTCCCTTCCGCGTACTCGCCCGCGAATTTTTTGCGCCAGGGCGCGAAGCCGTGCGCGCGCGCGATCGCGTCCGCCGCCATGAAGCCGACGTTGTGGCGATTGCGCGCGTAATGCGGCCCGGGATTGCCGAGCCCGACGATGAGCCGCATTGCGCGCCCCGAATCCCCGACGCCGGGTCGGCTTTACTTCTTGCCCTTGGCCTCGGGCTTGGCCGCGCCCGCCGCCGGAGCCGCCGCCGCGCCCGCCGCCGGAGCCGCCGCCGCGCCCGCGGCCGGAGCCGCCGCCGCGCCTTCGGCCGGAACCGCCGCCGCGCCCTCGACCGCCGCCGCTTCGGTCGGCTTGACCTCTTCTTCGTAACGGGTCGGCGCCGCGATGGTCGCCACCGTGAAGTCGCGGTCCCGAATCGCCGGCCGCACGCCCTCGGGCAGCTTGATGTGGCTGATGTGGACGCTGTCACCGATCTTGAGGCCGTCGAGATCGACGGTCAGGACCTCGGGGATCTTATCGGCCTTGCACACCAGCTCGACGTCGTGGCGGACGACGTTAAGCACGCCGCCGACCTTGAGGCCCGGCGATTTGCCCTCGTTGATGAACTCGACCCTGACCTCGACGCGCAGTTCCGCGTTGGGCCCGAAGCGCATGAAGTCGACGTGCAGCGGCCGGTCGCTGACCGGATCGACCTGCACGTCGCGCGCCAGCGCCCGCATCGATTCGCCGTCGAGCTTGAGTTCGAACACGCGCGAGCGAAAACCGGGGCGGCCCAATTCGCGGGCCACGTCGCGCGGGTCGAGGGAAATGTTGAACGGGGGCTTGTTGTCGCCGTAGACGACCGCGGGAACCCGTCCCGCGCGACGCACGGCCCGGGCTGCCCCCTTACCTGCCCGTTCCCGCCGCTCGGCGGGCATTTGCACGACCTGAACCATCTTCCATGCTCCTTCAGCTTTCAGGTTTGGTTCCCCGCGGCCTCCAGGGGTGCCGCCGGGGTCTCAAGTCCGCCGGTTCTCAATCGAACAGGCTGGATACGGACGATTCCTCGCTGATGCGCCGGATCGCCTCCGCGATCAAAGGCGCGATCGACAGCTGCTCGATGTTGTTGGAGACGCGCACGGCCTCGGTCGCCTGAATGCTGTCGGTGATGATCATTTTTTCGAGCGGCGACGAGGTCACCCGCGCGACCGCGCCGCCGGACAGCACACCGTGGGTGACGTACGCCGAAACCGAGGTCGCGCCGGCATCCTTGAGCGCGGCGGCCGCGTTGCACAGCGTGCCGGCCGAATCGACGATGTCGTCGACCAGCAGGCAGCGCCGGCCCTTGACGTCGCCGATGATGTTCATCACTTCGGACACGCTGGCGCGCTCGCGGCGCTTGTCGATGATGGCGAGATCGGCGTTGAACCGCTTGGCCAGCCCGCGCGCGCGCACGACGCCGCCCACGTCGGGCGAGACGAACATCAGGTCCTCGCCGTTGAAGCGCGACTGGATGTCCTTCACGAACACCGGCGCGGCGTAGAGATTGTCGACGGGAATATCGAAGAAACCCTGAATCTGGCCGGCGTGCAGATCCACGGTCAGCACCCGGTCGGCACCGGCCCGCGTGATGATGTTGGCGACGAGCTTGGCCGAAATCGGCGTGCGCGGTCCCGATTTGCGGTCCTGGCGCGCGTAGCCGAAATAGGGGATCACGGCGGTGACGCGGCGCGCCGACCCGCGCTTCAGGGCGTCGACCGCGACCAGCAATTCCATCAGGTTGTCGTTGGCGGGGTACGATGTCGACTGCACCAGGAACACGTCCTCGCCGCGGACGTTTTCGTGGATTTCCACGAACACCTCGAGATCGGGAAAACGGCGGATGGTCGCCTTGGTCATCGGCAGGTGCAAATAGGCGGCGATGGCCTCGGCCAACGGCCGATTGCTGTTGCCCGCGAGGATTTTCATGACCGAACCCGACTCGTTCCCCCGCGCGCCGCGCGGGGTTACCCGATGAACGGGACAACCGCTTGTCCCAAAAGGAAAATTCCCGGCCGCAACGAACCCTGTCGCGGCCGAGAGCGGCGGAATGTAACAAGCGTGCTCCGCCCTGTAAACGCCCGGAATGACGACGCGCTTCCGGTTTTTCACGCAACCCGCGGTTAGAAATAATCCTTATTTTGCAATACCCTGGTTCCCTATAGACTTTCGGGAGCACGCCCTTGCCGGCAGCGGCCAGGCGGGAAGGCGGACGGCGCCAGGAGATGGCGGTCGCCGCGCCGACGGGAAGACTAATGTGGGGTCATTGAGCAAGGTGGCGAAGTCTTCCCCGATCCGCGCGCCGTTCGTCCACACCCTGCGGGCGCGCGTTCTGCTGATCGTCGCGGTCGCAATCGTGCCGATGGCCGTGTGGGCGACCCTCGCCGCCGCGATCAGCCAGCGCGATGCGATCGCCCGCGCCGAGAAGGAGCTTCTCGCCACCGCCCGCGTCCTCGCCGCCCGTCACGAAAGCATCGTCAACGAAACCCGCGCGCTGCTGCGCGCGCTCGGCCACGCCGGCCCGGTCGCCTCGGGCGACGCGCGGGCGTGCAGTAAATTGCTTCGCGAGACCGTCGAGCAGGCGCCCATGCTCGAAAACATGGTCGTCACGGCGCCCAACGGGCAGGTCTGGTGCAGCGGCCTGCCGTTGCCGGCTTATCCGATCAATCTCGCCGACCGGGCCTGGTTCGAACAGG is a window from the Rhodospirillales bacterium genome containing:
- a CDS encoding aminoacyl-tRNA hydrolase, with protein sequence MRLIVGLGNPGPHYARNRHNVGFMAADAIARAHGFAPWRKKFAGEYAEGTIGGARVALLKPMTYMNESGQSVAEAARFFKIPVEDIVVLHDEIDLAPGKLRVKKGGGNAGHNGLDSIADHLGPDFLRVRIGVGHPGDPERVADYVLADFAKAEHDGWVEKMLAAIADEFPRLLAGDDGGFMSRVAAAVQPPKPKKTDETPAKDS
- a CDS encoding 50S ribosomal protein L25/general stress protein Ctc — its product is MVQVVQMPAERRERAGKGAARAVRRAGRVPAVVYGDNKPPFNISLDPRDVARELGRPGFRSRVFELKLDGESMRALARDVQVDPVSDRPLHVDFMRFGPNAELRVEVRVEFINEGKSPGLKVGGVLNVVRHDVELVCKADKIPEVLTVDLDGLKIGDSVHISHIKLPEGVRPAIRDRDFTVATIAAPTRYEEEVKPTEAAAVEGAAAVPAEGAAAAPAAGAAAAPAAGAAAAPAAGAAKPEAKGKK
- a CDS encoding ribose-phosphate pyrophosphokinase, producing the protein MKILAGNSNRPLAEAIAAYLHLPMTKATIRRFPDLEVFVEIHENVRGEDVFLVQSTSYPANDNLMELLVAVDALKRGSARRVTAVIPYFGYARQDRKSGPRTPISAKLVANIITRAGADRVLTVDLHAGQIQGFFDIPVDNLYAAPVFVKDIQSRFNGEDLMFVSPDVGGVVRARGLAKRFNADLAIIDKRRERASVSEVMNIIGDVKGRRCLLVDDIVDSAGTLCNAAAALKDAGATSVSAYVTHGVLSGGAVARVTSSPLEKMIITDSIQATEAVRVSNNIEQLSIAPLIAEAIRRISEESSVSSLFD